The following are encoded in a window of Roseivirga misakiensis genomic DNA:
- a CDS encoding NADP-dependent isocitrate dehydrogenase, with amino-acid sequence MSEQSRITVAHGDGIGPEIMDATLRIMNAAEVGLAYDTIEIGEKVYKAGHKSGISPESWQTLRDNKIFLKAPITTPQGGGYKSLNVTIRKSLGLYSNVRPFRAYVPYVPSFFPKMDIVIVRENEEDLYAGIEHQQTSEVVQTLKLISDPGSEKIIRYAFEYARAYGRQKVTCMTKDNIMKHTDGMFHEIFDKIKLEYPEIEADHWIIDIGSAVVAARPETLDVVVTLNLYGDVISDIAAEVAGSVGMSGSSNVGMSHGMFEAIHGSAPDIAGKNIANPSGLLNGATMMLVQLGKADKAELIQNAWLKTLEDGIHTGDIYREGQSVQKVGTKEFADAVIERLGQKPSKLAPVKYNEDVAINVSVAEKPAKKKELVGVDVFIDWREDNRNPDTIGDKLLNVASTENLKLKLISNRGVLVYPNGMEETFKTDHWRCRFTNPDGKILNNSDVIELLLSVQKAGFDFIKTEHLYHFDGERGYSLSQGE; translated from the coding sequence ATGAGTGAACAATCAAGGATTACAGTAGCCCACGGCGATGGTATTGGGCCAGAAATTATGGATGCTACTCTGCGCATTATGAATGCTGCGGAAGTGGGTTTGGCTTACGATACTATCGAAATAGGAGAGAAAGTCTATAAAGCTGGCCATAAGTCTGGTATAAGCCCAGAGTCTTGGCAGACATTAAGAGACAATAAGATTTTCTTAAAAGCGCCTATCACTACACCTCAGGGCGGTGGTTATAAAAGCTTGAATGTCACGATAAGAAAGTCACTAGGTCTTTATTCTAATGTTCGCCCTTTTAGAGCTTATGTTCCTTATGTTCCTTCTTTCTTTCCTAAAATGGACATCGTGATCGTTAGGGAAAATGAGGAAGATCTTTATGCAGGGATTGAGCATCAACAGACTTCAGAAGTTGTGCAAACGCTGAAATTGATCTCTGATCCGGGGAGTGAAAAGATCATTCGATATGCCTTCGAATATGCTAGAGCTTACGGTCGCCAAAAGGTGACTTGTATGACCAAGGATAATATCATGAAACATACTGATGGTATGTTCCATGAAATTTTTGACAAGATTAAGTTAGAGTACCCAGAAATTGAGGCCGACCACTGGATTATAGACATCGGGTCTGCAGTTGTAGCTGCTAGGCCAGAAACACTTGATGTGGTAGTTACGCTAAACTTATATGGTGATGTAATTTCTGATATCGCGGCTGAGGTTGCTGGTTCAGTAGGTATGTCAGGTTCATCTAATGTTGGCATGTCTCACGGAATGTTTGAGGCCATTCATGGCTCAGCTCCTGATATAGCGGGTAAAAATATTGCTAACCCTTCGGGCTTACTCAATGGCGCTACTATGATGCTCGTTCAGCTGGGTAAAGCAGACAAGGCAGAATTGATCCAAAATGCTTGGTTGAAAACGCTGGAGGATGGTATCCATACCGGTGACATATACCGAGAAGGTCAAAGTGTTCAGAAAGTAGGTACTAAGGAGTTTGCTGACGCCGTGATTGAAAGGCTAGGGCAGAAGCCATCTAAACTAGCCCCAGTTAAATACAATGAAGATGTTGCGATCAACGTGTCTGTGGCTGAGAAACCTGCCAAAAAGAAAGAACTGGTTGGGGTAGATGTTTTTATTGATTGGAGAGAGGACAATAGAAACCCTGATACGATTGGTGATAAACTCTTAAATGTAGCTTCTACTGAGAATTTAAAGTTGAAACTGATTTCTAATAGAGGTGTGCTTGTTTATCCAAACGGGATGGAGGAGACTTTCAAAACTGATCACTGGAGATGTAGGTTTACCAACCCTGATGGAAAGATTTTGAATAACTCTGATGTGATAGAATTGCTGCTTAGTGTACAAAAAGCTGGGTTTGACTTTATCAAAACAGAGCATTTATACCATTTCGACGGCGAAAGAGGTTATTCTCTAAGTCAAGGAGAATAA
- a CDS encoding enoyl-CoA hydratase/isomerase family protein, protein MTNYKNLLFENQDGIVHLTINRPDKLNALNVDTIAEIKSAFEVIYDDASIKGVIVKGAGEKAFVAGADITEIAELTEVNARKFAEAGQEAFAAIENCHKPVIALVNGFALGGGCELAMACHMRVATASAKFGQPEVNLGIIPGYGGTQRLTQLVGKAKSFELCMTGDMIKADEALQLRLVNHVVDSIEEGVAKSEEILNKIMAKAPVAIGLVIDCINAVQNEQENGYQTEANGFAACTKTDDFEEGTAAFLEKRKASFTGN, encoded by the coding sequence ATGACTAATTATAAAAACCTCCTATTTGAAAATCAGGACGGCATAGTACACCTAACAATTAACAGACCTGACAAACTCAATGCACTAAATGTAGATACAATCGCTGAAATCAAGTCGGCCTTTGAAGTCATCTATGACGACGCATCCATCAAAGGAGTTATTGTAAAAGGAGCTGGTGAAAAAGCTTTTGTTGCAGGAGCCGATATCACTGAAATTGCAGAACTGACCGAGGTGAATGCAAGAAAATTTGCGGAAGCGGGACAAGAAGCTTTTGCGGCGATAGAAAATTGCCACAAACCAGTCATCGCTTTAGTCAATGGGTTTGCTCTTGGTGGTGGTTGCGAATTAGCTATGGCTTGCCACATGCGAGTGGCTACAGCTTCTGCTAAGTTTGGCCAGCCAGAGGTAAATCTTGGTATTATACCAGGGTATGGTGGCACACAAAGACTGACTCAACTAGTGGGCAAGGCTAAATCTTTTGAACTTTGCATGACCGGAGACATGATAAAAGCTGATGAAGCGTTACAATTGAGATTAGTCAACCATGTTGTCGATTCTATCGAAGAAGGCGTAGCAAAATCAGAAGAGATCTTAAATAAAATCATGGCGAAGGCGCCAGTAGCTATAGGACTTGTGATAGACTGCATTAATGCTGTCCAAAATGAACAAGAAAATGGCTACCAGACCGAAGCCAATGGATTTGCAGCTTGTACAAAAACTGATGACTTTGAAGAAGGTACTGCCGCATTTCTAGAAAAAAGAAAAGCTTCTTTTACGGGCAATTAA
- a CDS encoding lipopolysaccharide biosynthesis protein: MSQIKKLAGQTAYYGISSILGRVLNFLLLPIWTGRLETDQYGAVTVSYAYVALCLIVFTFGMETAFFRFSGKENNPKIYNSSATAVLTISGILSTLIFLFANPIAGLLGSGVQESYIQYLAVILFIDGMVAMPFAKLRLEQKALKFAIIKVTVISATIILNLLFIAVLPDIYNGAYLESLQASVQRFYNPDYGIGYIFLANLVANSLYLPLLWKQFIQIKLQIDWQTFKPMLGYAWPIFLMGLGGIFNEQGYALILEHVATDDLATTPKDALGIFSSAFKLSVIMMLGIQAFRYAAEPFFFSHADNKQAPALFGRIMHYFVCFNLVVLVAVALNIELISDVFLRDDDYKQALFVLPILLVAKLFYGIYVNLSVWFKLTDKTIYGTYYALIGAVITLIGNILLIKHLGYYGSALTALACYGTMSILCYLKGRQAFPIPYNFKPLFIYLILALAIVYGADLIVISNTWMAYGIDILITLVFVFVMYWLEGRNIQYKPVKSNNPQAH, translated from the coding sequence ATGAGTCAAATAAAAAAACTTGCAGGACAGACCGCATACTACGGTATAAGCAGTATACTCGGCAGAGTATTAAATTTTCTGCTTTTACCAATCTGGACAGGTCGGCTGGAAACAGATCAATACGGCGCAGTTACCGTTTCTTATGCCTATGTAGCCCTATGCCTGATCGTTTTCACCTTCGGTATGGAAACGGCTTTTTTTCGGTTTTCTGGCAAGGAAAACAATCCTAAAATTTACAACAGTAGTGCCACTGCCGTATTAACAATATCGGGCATATTATCTACTTTAATCTTCCTATTTGCAAACCCAATAGCGGGTCTTTTGGGTAGTGGGGTTCAAGAGTCGTACATCCAATACTTGGCTGTTATCCTCTTCATTGATGGTATGGTGGCGATGCCTTTTGCTAAGCTTCGACTGGAACAAAAAGCGCTCAAATTTGCCATTATTAAAGTCACGGTTATTTCAGCCACGATCATCTTGAATTTACTATTCATAGCGGTCTTGCCAGATATCTATAACGGTGCTTACCTGGAAAGTCTTCAGGCTTCGGTACAAAGATTTTACAATCCAGATTATGGGATCGGGTACATTTTTCTGGCCAATTTAGTCGCAAACTCCTTATACCTGCCACTACTTTGGAAACAGTTCATTCAGATTAAACTACAAATAGACTGGCAGACATTTAAACCAATGCTAGGATACGCCTGGCCGATCTTTTTAATGGGTTTGGGAGGCATTTTCAACGAGCAAGGTTATGCACTTATTTTAGAACATGTAGCTACCGATGATTTGGCTACTACACCGAAAGATGCGCTTGGTATTTTTAGTAGTGCCTTTAAGCTTAGCGTAATTATGATGCTCGGAATTCAAGCCTTCAGGTATGCCGCCGAACCGTTCTTTTTTAGCCATGCCGATAATAAGCAAGCGCCCGCCTTATTTGGTAGAATAATGCACTACTTTGTCTGCTTTAATTTAGTCGTATTGGTAGCGGTTGCGCTGAACATTGAATTGATTAGCGATGTTTTCCTCAGAGACGATGACTATAAGCAAGCCTTATTCGTACTACCGATTCTGCTTGTTGCAAAACTTTTTTACGGAATTTATGTAAACCTCAGTGTCTGGTTTAAATTGACTGACAAAACAATTTACGGTACTTATTATGCCTTAATTGGAGCGGTAATTACACTAATAGGCAACATACTATTGATCAAACACCTTGGGTATTACGGTAGCGCTTTGACGGCATTGGCCTGTTATGGTACCATGAGCATATTATGTTACCTAAAAGGACGTCAAGCCTTTCCAATACCATACAATTTCAAACCACTATTCATTTACCTTATCCTAGCGCTCGCTATTGTTTACGGAGCAGATTTGATCGTCATTTCTAATACTTGGATGGCTTACGGAATCGACATTTTAATAACTTTAGTCTTTGTGTTTGTAATGTATTGGCTAGAAGGTAGAAACATTCAATATAAACCAGTTAAATCAAACAATCCCCAAGCACATTAA
- a CDS encoding tetratricopeptide repeat protein — MRALSTISLITLLLSTIIFDGVAQRKKKGAEENLKEETTPYEMANAEYLMIEAQKFFLLEDYQKALAFLEQSIEVDPDNHAAHFKTAEVHLILGENTKGLTAIDKAIEIQQDNKYYYVLAAQLHKASNDFQGAARYYELMMANASNYNSYLIEVTKVYEEFGAFEKAISVLDAAEKSETGLTFDQKFRKVDLLTKTGKSKAALDYLADLNAQNPGNANILFRYASALTNNTQVGRAIEVLESSKLNTNDLKLLLAENYLSAGLLDKQKEMLLSVYNDSEANLSIKTLLLGQWAFSSDLAENAYLVDSLQTQLEKDYPEEAIALENGGLIYSKLAQISTGADRENFELKAIERYKRLTDLSPGNFEVWKKVLAFEDENEKWSELAKDAEEALDLFPNQVLFYLYLASANQGLQAYDEAESLLKQALRMTASNQMLKSQVLGKQGSLALAKGEEQAAISLFEQSLTLDPPHPESLAIYSAFLTTSDPQKAIALIDPVLASSFKSLPFIRIKASALFNLADYTGAYEVLNSGLSEFPVQRRGNMLELLGDILFKLNRVEEAVIQWKEAKNLGGTSEKIDQKIENKQYN; from the coding sequence TTGAGGGCACTTTCCACCATATCACTAATTACACTTTTACTTTCCACAATCATCTTTGATGGCGTGGCACAGCGGAAGAAAAAAGGTGCCGAAGAAAACTTAAAGGAAGAAACAACGCCATATGAAATGGCCAATGCAGAGTACCTCATGATTGAGGCGCAGAAGTTCTTCTTACTAGAAGATTACCAAAAGGCACTAGCCTTTCTTGAACAATCCATAGAAGTAGACCCGGATAACCACGCCGCACATTTCAAAACAGCAGAAGTTCATTTAATCCTTGGCGAAAACACAAAAGGCCTTACAGCGATAGATAAAGCCATAGAGATACAACAAGACAATAAGTACTACTATGTCTTAGCCGCTCAACTTCATAAAGCAAGTAATGATTTTCAAGGCGCGGCACGTTACTACGAGCTCATGATGGCAAATGCTTCCAATTACAATTCCTATTTAATTGAGGTCACCAAAGTTTATGAGGAATTCGGAGCTTTTGAAAAAGCTATTTCGGTACTTGACGCAGCCGAGAAAAGCGAAACAGGTCTTACCTTCGACCAAAAATTCAGAAAAGTAGACTTACTGACCAAAACAGGAAAGTCAAAAGCTGCACTCGATTATTTAGCCGACTTGAATGCGCAGAATCCGGGGAACGCTAATATATTATTTAGGTATGCCTCTGCCCTTACCAATAACACACAAGTCGGTCGTGCAATCGAAGTATTGGAGTCAAGTAAGCTTAACACCAATGACTTGAAACTTCTACTAGCCGAAAACTATTTGAGTGCCGGTTTGCTAGACAAACAAAAGGAGATGTTGCTCTCCGTTTATAATGATTCTGAAGCCAACCTAAGCATCAAAACCTTGCTACTCGGACAATGGGCATTTTCGAGTGATCTAGCAGAAAACGCATATCTAGTTGATAGTCTTCAAACACAATTAGAAAAAGATTATCCAGAAGAAGCCATTGCGCTTGAAAACGGTGGACTGATATATTCTAAGCTTGCACAAATATCTACGGGTGCAGATCGTGAAAACTTTGAACTAAAAGCTATTGAGCGATACAAACGACTAACTGATTTAAGCCCAGGAAATTTCGAGGTGTGGAAAAAAGTATTGGCATTTGAAGACGAGAATGAAAAATGGTCTGAACTGGCAAAAGACGCTGAAGAAGCCTTGGATTTATTCCCTAATCAAGTACTGTTTTACCTGTATCTCGCTAGTGCAAACCAAGGACTTCAAGCGTATGATGAAGCCGAAAGTCTTTTAAAACAGGCATTGAGAATGACTGCCAGTAACCAAATGCTGAAAAGTCAAGTACTAGGCAAACAAGGTAGTTTAGCCCTAGCTAAAGGAGAAGAACAAGCCGCGATTAGCCTTTTCGAGCAATCCTTGACTTTAGACCCTCCACACCCAGAAAGTCTAGCCATCTATTCGGCCTTCCTCACAACATCTGACCCTCAAAAAGCTATTGCATTAATTGACCCAGTGCTTGCTTCATCTTTTAAAAGTCTGCCATTTATTAGGATTAAGGCGTCTGCACTTTTTAATTTAGCCGATTATACTGGGGCATATGAAGTATTAAACTCGGGATTGAGTGAATTTCCTGTTCAAAGGCGTGGAAACATGTTAGAGCTTTTAGGCGACATCCTTTTTAAGCTCAATAGAGTTGAAGAAGCGGTAATACAGTGGAAAGAGGCAAAAAACTTAGGAGGTACTTCAGAAAAAATAGATCAAAAAATTGAGAATAAACAATACAACTAG
- a CDS encoding DUF4292 domain-containing protein, whose amino-acid sequence MRINNTTRTLLWLLALSATLTIQSCSKKFLGFRYDPKAELSLEEIEFDYFSSRTKFKYKDGNKKNKATANIRIKRDSLIWFTLTNGVIEGVRGQITQDSLVLIDRLNKQVIRYSFDDLTKEFKFKFNYDLFQAVLIGDMPFEVSQEDVLEKQNNNYIVAQTNGDMTIRNKISSKTRRLENLKASTSLNKNTLELKYADFKLLDDKPFAFKALMTLTYFPEGKKEEATIDIEHNRARIETKPLRFPFNIPARYERK is encoded by the coding sequence TTGAGAATAAACAATACAACTAGGACCCTCCTTTGGCTATTAGCCCTAAGTGCCACGCTAACGATTCAGAGTTGTAGCAAAAAGTTCTTAGGCTTCCGCTACGACCCCAAAGCAGAGCTTTCCTTAGAAGAAATAGAATTCGATTACTTCTCTTCACGAACGAAGTTCAAGTACAAGGATGGCAACAAAAAGAATAAGGCGACCGCCAATATTCGGATAAAAAGAGACAGCCTTATTTGGTTTACCCTTACCAACGGAGTAATTGAAGGTGTTCGAGGACAAATCACCCAAGATTCACTGGTTTTAATCGATCGATTAAACAAACAAGTGATCAGATATAGCTTTGATGATTTAACCAAGGAATTCAAATTCAAATTCAATTACGATCTATTTCAAGCCGTACTAATTGGGGATATGCCATTTGAAGTATCTCAAGAAGATGTACTTGAGAAACAGAACAACAACTACATTGTGGCGCAAACCAATGGCGATATGACTATTAGAAATAAAATCAGCTCTAAAACACGCCGTTTAGAAAACCTAAAAGCAAGTACTTCGCTGAATAAAAACACGTTAGAATTAAAATATGCTGATTTTAAGCTGTTAGATGACAAGCCATTTGCTTTTAAAGCTTTAATGACGCTCACATATTTTCCGGAGGGCAAAAAAGAAGAAGCCACCATAGATATAGAACACAATAGAGCAAGAATAGAAACTAAACCGCTACGTTTCCCTTTTAATATACCAGCACGCTATGAGCGTAAGTAG
- a CDS encoding murein hydrolase activator EnvC family protein, with protein MSVSRLALIITISILAIASSVAQTERQRLEKQKKAIQDRIRQTQKILSQTTKEKSNSLGQLRALNSQIRSRSSLVNAIKSEVDFLDEEISEDQSIINAMEDDLTALKKEYAEMVYTSQKTSSGFNQLTFIFASSTFNQMFMRLKYIQQYSEARKKQGEQIKAVQASLNEQIREIENQKVDKQNLLNQELSENQKLAGLQSQQRQLISELEQEESKIRRELAKQRDSEKELDEKIDAIIEAERLAALASSVDLTNINKAFEEQKGKLPWPVEEGFISSKYGKSQHPTLKRVTLTNKGIDIQTTQNAKVKSVFPGKVSAIMSIPGQGNTVLIQHGEYFTAYSKLKAVVVKKGQQVAANETLGQVLTDSNEISEVKFKVFDQKANVNPESWLERKN; from the coding sequence ATGAGCGTAAGTAGACTAGCATTAATAATTACCATTTCCATATTGGCCATTGCCTCTTCAGTGGCCCAAACAGAACGCCAGCGCTTAGAAAAACAGAAGAAAGCCATACAAGATAGAATCAGACAAACCCAAAAGATACTATCGCAAACCACCAAAGAAAAGAGCAACTCACTGGGCCAATTACGAGCCCTTAATAGCCAAATACGATCTAGAAGCTCTTTAGTCAATGCCATCAAGAGCGAGGTAGACTTTTTAGACGAAGAAATTTCCGAAGATCAAAGCATCATCAATGCAATGGAAGACGATCTGACCGCGCTTAAAAAAGAATATGCTGAAATGGTTTATACCAGTCAGAAAACAAGTTCAGGCTTCAACCAACTCACATTTATTTTCGCTTCCAGCACCTTCAATCAAATGTTTATGAGACTGAAGTACATTCAACAATACTCTGAAGCAAGAAAAAAGCAGGGTGAACAAATAAAAGCTGTGCAGGCCAGTTTGAACGAGCAGATTCGAGAAATTGAGAACCAAAAAGTAGATAAACAAAACCTCCTAAACCAAGAGCTCTCCGAAAACCAAAAACTGGCAGGGTTACAGTCACAACAAAGGCAATTGATTTCAGAACTAGAGCAAGAAGAAAGTAAAATCCGAAGAGAACTAGCAAAGCAACGAGATTCAGAAAAAGAATTAGACGAGAAAATTGATGCTATTATAGAAGCAGAGCGCCTAGCCGCCCTGGCCTCTTCCGTAGACCTAACCAATATTAACAAAGCATTTGAGGAGCAGAAAGGAAAACTACCTTGGCCAGTAGAAGAGGGATTTATCTCTTCGAAATATGGAAAATCTCAACACCCTACCTTAAAACGAGTAACCCTAACGAACAAAGGAATAGATATTCAAACGACACAAAACGCGAAAGTAAAATCAGTTTTTCCTGGCAAGGTGAGTGCCATTATGTCTATTCCAGGGCAAGGGAACACCGTGTTGATTCAACATGGCGAATATTTTACAGCCTACTCTAAGTTAAAAGCAGTTGTCGTGAAAAAAGGACAGCAAGTTGCCGCAAATGAAACACTTGGTCAAGTACTAACCGATAGCAACGAAATCTCAGAAGTCAAATTCAAAGTCTTTGATCAGAAGGCAAATGTGAACCCAGAAAGCTGGCTCGAAAGAAAAAACTAA
- a CDS encoding Sec-independent protein translocase subunit TatA/TatB, which produces METILALGMPGGPEMIFIIVALLLLFGAKRIPDLARGFGKGIREFKDATKEIKKEVDDAGKEIEK; this is translated from the coding sequence ATGGAAACGATTTTAGCATTAGGAATGCCCGGAGGACCAGAAATGATCTTCATTATTGTAGCATTGCTTCTTCTTTTTGGTGCGAAAAGAATTCCTGATTTGGCTAGAGGCTTCGGCAAAGGCATCAGAGAATTTAAAGATGCAACCAAAGAAATTAAGAAAGAGGTTGATGATGCAGGCAAAGAAATTGAAAAGTAG
- the gatA gene encoding Asp-tRNA(Asn)/Glu-tRNA(Gln) amidotransferase subunit GatA, producing MKNYHRLDEIQTDLKLQKVSCLQLVEHHLQVIKENLHLNVFLEVFDEEARAQAKAIDNKLKHNQAGKLAGLIFGIKDLICYQNHSVTGSSKILEGFDSQITATAVQRILDEDAIVIGRQNCDEFGMGSSNENSAFGAVKNAIDETRVPGGSSGGSAVAVQANMCQISLGTDTGGSVRQPAAFTGTVGLKPTYSRISRWGLLAYASSFDTIGIISKSVDDNARVLEIIAGKDQNDGTSSSEPVDVYAKELPGDKKYKIAYLRESIESDAVAEPIKKSMASTIDKLKNQGHIVEQASFDLLDYVLPTYYILTTAEASTNLSRYDGVHFGHRSKSSDNLESLYKNSRTEGFGEEVKRRIMLGTFVLSANYYDAYFTKAQKARKLIKEATEKILEEYDFIIIPTTPTTAFKLGQHHDNPVESYLADLFTVQASVTGVPAISVPIGIDENNLPIGMQIMSRAFDETKLFAFSKCLLEEK from the coding sequence TTGAAGAATTATCATCGTTTAGATGAGATTCAAACCGATCTTAAGCTACAAAAAGTCTCTTGCCTACAACTCGTAGAGCATCACCTTCAAGTCATTAAGGAAAATTTGCATCTCAATGTATTTCTTGAGGTGTTTGATGAAGAAGCAAGAGCACAAGCCAAAGCAATAGACAACAAGTTAAAGCATAACCAAGCCGGCAAGTTAGCCGGCTTAATTTTTGGCATAAAAGATCTAATCTGTTACCAAAATCACTCGGTAACAGGAAGTAGCAAAATCCTCGAAGGTTTTGATTCTCAAATTACAGCTACTGCAGTACAACGCATTTTAGACGAAGACGCTATTGTCATCGGAAGGCAGAACTGTGATGAATTTGGAATGGGGTCATCTAATGAAAACTCAGCCTTCGGAGCTGTAAAAAATGCAATAGACGAAACGCGGGTTCCGGGAGGGTCTTCCGGAGGATCAGCCGTAGCAGTGCAGGCCAATATGTGCCAAATTTCGCTAGGCACAGATACCGGTGGATCAGTAAGGCAACCTGCAGCATTTACTGGAACAGTTGGACTAAAACCAACTTACTCAAGAATTTCTCGATGGGGATTATTGGCCTATGCCTCCTCTTTTGATACGATCGGAATCATATCAAAATCCGTAGATGATAACGCCCGAGTATTAGAAATCATAGCAGGAAAAGACCAGAATGACGGTACCTCCTCTTCCGAACCAGTCGACGTATATGCAAAGGAACTACCCGGCGATAAAAAGTACAAAATTGCCTATTTACGAGAATCCATAGAAAGTGATGCAGTTGCTGAGCCCATTAAAAAAAGCATGGCCTCAACTATTGATAAACTCAAAAATCAAGGCCATATCGTTGAACAAGCCTCGTTCGATTTACTAGACTATGTATTGCCGACTTATTACATCTTAACTACGGCCGAAGCCAGTACCAATTTATCTAGATATGACGGCGTCCACTTTGGGCACAGAAGCAAATCGTCAGATAACCTTGAGTCTCTTTACAAAAACTCTAGAACAGAGGGCTTTGGGGAAGAGGTTAAAAGAAGAATCATGCTTGGTACATTCGTACTCAGCGCCAACTATTACGACGCTTATTTTACCAAGGCACAAAAGGCTAGAAAACTGATTAAAGAGGCTACAGAAAAAATTCTTGAAGAATACGACTTCATCATCATACCAACAACCCCAACTACAGCGTTCAAACTAGGTCAACACCACGACAATCCAGTCGAAAGCTACCTGGCCGACCTATTTACAGTACAGGCTTCTGTAACAGGTGTACCGGCCATATCAGTCCCTATCGGTATAGATGAGAATAATTTACCGATCGGCATGCAAATTATGTCAAGGGCTTTTGATGAAACCAAACTTTTTGCATTTTCAAAGTGTCTATTAGAGGAAAAATAA
- a CDS encoding lytic transglycosylase domain-containing protein gives MMRKILTGIILFTLSIQGFAQDSKALYEVYDYAPDFSYEEIEKRYDDLELTIDIAFNDRVKAFINYFTVRDRDYTREMLKRKEVYFSIFEKHLKAYDLPQELKYLPIIEAGLNPKAVSGPRAVGLWQFMAATGKERGLKIDWYIDERMDPEKSTEAACKYISWLYGIFKDWKLTLAAYNSGIGNVQRAIRRAGYKNDFWGIYRYLPRETRSYVPQFAAIVYAMEYADIHNIYTEETLYPVDYETVETKSFVYLKAFAEESGIPLKTLEALNPEIKKGAIPERKNGFQLKIPKDQKDNFLENQIQILAKAEEGKKEFEKMARNMPGSTFGKEKVVYRVRRGDVLGTIARKHRVRLQDLKAWNNIRGSLIRVGQRLNIYTGPDFYDGTSAKLINQPLPDSKIHIVQPGDTLWDISRMYKGLSIGKIKELNKIRGSSIKPGMRLRIG, from the coding sequence ATGATGAGGAAGATCCTCACAGGTATCATTCTATTTACCCTTTCAATCCAAGGCTTTGCACAAGACAGCAAAGCACTCTATGAAGTTTACGACTATGCGCCTGACTTTAGTTATGAGGAAATAGAAAAGCGATACGACGACCTAGAGTTAACAATAGACATTGCCTTTAACGATCGTGTAAAAGCTTTTATTAATTATTTCACGGTTCGCGATAGAGATTATACCCGCGAAATGTTGAAGCGAAAGGAAGTTTATTTCTCCATTTTTGAGAAACACCTGAAAGCATACGATTTACCGCAGGAGCTAAAATACCTACCGATCATTGAAGCTGGGCTTAATCCTAAAGCCGTTTCTGGTCCAAGAGCGGTTGGTTTGTGGCAGTTTATGGCAGCCACGGGTAAAGAAAGAGGCCTGAAAATAGACTGGTACATCGATGAAAGAATGGACCCTGAGAAATCTACAGAAGCGGCCTGTAAGTATATCTCGTGGCTTTATGGAATTTTTAAAGACTGGAAACTTACACTAGCTGCCTATAACAGTGGAATAGGAAATGTACAACGCGCTATTAGACGAGCAGGGTACAAAAATGATTTTTGGGGTATATACAGATATTTACCAAGAGAAACTCGATCATATGTGCCTCAGTTTGCAGCCATAGTTTATGCCATGGAATACGCCGATATTCATAATATCTATACCGAGGAGACACTCTACCCAGTAGATTATGAAACCGTAGAAACCAAGAGTTTTGTTTACCTAAAAGCCTTTGCAGAAGAAAGTGGTATCCCGCTAAAAACATTAGAGGCGCTTAATCCAGAAATAAAAAAGGGCGCCATTCCAGAAAGGAAAAATGGATTCCAACTGAAGATCCCTAAAGATCAAAAGGACAATTTCCTCGAAAATCAGATACAAATTTTGGCCAAAGCCGAAGAAGGTAAAAAGGAATTTGAGAAAATGGCCAGAAATATGCCGGGCAGCACTTTTGGTAAAGAAAAGGTGGTTTACAGAGTACGAAGAGGGGACGTTCTTGGAACAATTGCTAGAAAACACCGGGTAAGGCTACAAGATCTAAAAGCTTGGAATAATATTAGAGGTTCATTGATTAGAGTGGGTCAACGCCTTAACATCTACACAGGTCCTGATTTCTACGATGGCACATCCGCCAAGCTCATCAACCAACCCCTCCCCGATTCTAAAATCCATATCGTTCAACCAGGAGACACCTTATGGGATATTTCTCGTATGTACAAGGGACTGAGTATCGGTAAAATCAAGGAACTCAATAAAATAAGAGGGAGCTCTATAAAACCCGGAATGCGATTAAGAATCGGATAG